From Apium graveolens cultivar Ventura chromosome 9, ASM990537v1, whole genome shotgun sequence, the proteins below share one genomic window:
- the LOC141686987 gene encoding methyl-CpG-binding domain-containing protein 9-like isoform X3 has protein sequence MSCRATHTHTLDLATIQTRLMDHTDSTHLISQLTRPFQNINLHDSSSPLTRDSLSLVQSFHSNLINFPGAPATLPAGAIDCAACRSSIIENERGGFLVCDGCELGFHVDCIGMRGREVMVDEWLCCECSNKEVARFRVSEKGEKRYRKNKNKNKLVDVDEDELFHGDGEGEDSRFSSTFEGEVFIHSFIVFPVPSSRLLHSMRKKMCLESLREFICRSCGGVLEEGWSVEFKNSRSKDELDVLYCAPDGKKFESMLEVAHYLGLTPTADTTGCERRIYEFDVSVSGPLDRKRRNTERLLPMNADTRGEEDVMHNVNKDQFSGNKNAVIVGESVYCTKVMDANSEETSGSTFREYNDGYPVQYEDFFIISAGQINCRPSYYNANEIWPIGYKSCWHDKVTGSLFMCEVLDGGDSGPVFKVKRDSCSRLPVPVGSTVLYKSNLGQLAGQHDENNFQHDENNFCLDVDYSILMMLSDPSPQEHDLLSCLGNTICSNNQTSEGRFFETSPCEGKPKHVLIDRVLPDVIGEISVEERSSFLAWQKVCEKLVDVCQNVFTRTGTFEFFCKHAAEATCLSNWDIKDQKLDESVDPLTKLCGLIRSADIPSIIKDRKAFEVTSELLSKWLDQDRFGLNVEFVQELLEPNLGAIACHEYVRLKERVTCSSSLTIGNGFLLAKTKDGVDLTSEKPIDDSTESCQTSNILAVNDHIMDDNFFPPGKPVSSRLPPLLLSDALQVQEFLTRFYEILELKDLFSFEELEKELISPWFDGFDPEIFQGVSEKCLDISSHKTALKSGPAVLDKDSLAVLHRKAVKTKEPQDQLPSIALNRCNSFVLTKIHCSLIRVLIGELQSKVAAIEKDADCWKLVMRTENLESSIGELKSKRGRKKDLDADCRISELRTKMNILPLNELTWPELVRRYILSICSLGGRINSADITTCESRNIFRCLQGDGGVFCGSPTGVAGIEADTAFLAEAIENIFGSFIREHDTIAVDDVKYQDISERVDVEDFELPDWAKVLEPVRKLPTNVGARIRRCINEALDKSPPEWAKKVLEHSISKGVYKGNASGPTKKAVITVLADLQSAGFQQKPGKEQKKRYISISDIIMQRCRNILRRLAAHDDSKNLYDLLGRTLMNISCGEDDGLRSSPAIVPRPLDFRTIDLKLAAGAYGGSHEAFLEDIQEFWANVHIASKDKPDQIRLVEMLSQNFDSMYQTEVLTQFQKLEKCKQSEFASIEALKEIDEMLGSPNEILKAPWEEGVCKVCGIDRDDDNVLLCDKCDAEYHKYCLDPPLAVIPEENWFCPSCEAGTSITRRAPDTWSNLLHSRKYQGEFTGAHLDFLAHLASDMEEREYWELGVCQRSHLLTFLCDEMLSSALVRQQIDQSTETSTRLLQDLRATFAELKSLKCKEASLEAKVASNRDQTNAPCYTPDLASSEDLQGLSSSLATGNANVSSSSPIVFSNNSKSESSELAAVRTQILLLNNLISSRYSQFLKVSMRREFLGSDSSGRLYWVLADSGTEPSLVRNGQIISTSFVEAVSPPFPCELGDNKGCPKWVSYKTDAEIKKLLHHLQDNNPRERELKESILQWEILVTRGNQLSESQHLEGPQMTSSLGNCKNVTSSNSLCTMATSLLEDKYGPCLALESSELCNISMKKAKGIVLQNMHRCDCLEPIWPSRLHCYSCHRTFLTDVEFDGHNDAKCSKALPAPDNLECREISEGKSMISALEQTGYRHEMNSVSSSRSGLLRLSSSSIIHQNDKSVCPFDYEDICSKFAINESNKELVKDIGLIGSNGIPMFVPSISPQISDSVAVLLSKEAAVEADRLSSDVQHTCLQDKTTFNGNSSNDFPNNPLQCDVKHQDGKVSLHCGAPLCKVWNCCIVPEPSLRPLIGRAGYILRQLKINLLDMDAALPEEAIRPSRSKLERRWAWRSYVKSAERIYEMAQATVALEDMIKSEYLKCTWWYWSSLTMAAKISTLSSLALRIYSLDAAIYYNKTSCSDSFQKRISSKKRKERET, from the exons ATGTCATGTAGggcaacacacacacacaccctTGACCTGGCCACTATTCAAACTCGCCTTATGGACCACACCGATTCGACTCACTTAATATCCCAACTAACTCGTCCTTTTCAGAACATCAATCTCCATGACTCATCCTCTCCTCTCACTCGTGACTCGCTCTCACTCGTCCAATCCTTCCACTCCAATCTCATCAATTTCCCCGGCGCTCCGGCGACGCTTCCCGCCGGCGCAATTGACTGCGCGGCATGTCGATCATCGATTATCGAAAACGAAAGAGGCGGCTTTTTGGTGTGCGATGGATGTGAGTTAGGGTTTCATGTTGATTGTATCGGAATGCGAGGACGTGAGGTGATGGTTGATGAGTGGTTGTGTTGTGAGTGTAGTAACAAGGAAGTTGCGAGGTTTAGAGTAAGCGAGAAAGGCGAAAAGCGGTATcggaagaataagaataagaataagcTGGTGGATGTGGATGAGGATGAATTGTTTCACGGTGATGGTGAAGGTGAGGACTCTCGGTTTTCGAG TACTTTTGAAGGCGAGGTTTTTATTCATTCTTTCATCGTTTTTCCAG TGCCATCTTCAAGATTGTTGCACAGTATGAGAAAAAAGATGTGTTTGGAGTCACTTAGGGAATTTATTTGTCGAAGTTGTGGTGGAGTTTTAGAGGAAGGTTGGAGTGTCGAGTTTAAGAATTCTAGGAGCAAAGATGAGTTGGATGTATTATACTGTGCTCCAGATGGGAAGAAATTTGAATCAATGTTAGAAGTCGCTCATTATCTTGGGCTTACCCCCACTGCTGACACTACAGGGTGTGAAAGAAGAATATATGAATTTGATGTTTCAGTGTCAGGGCCATTAGATCGTAAAAGAAGAAATACAGAAAGGCTTTTACCAATGAATGCTGATACAAGAGGTGAAGAAGATGTGATGCATAACGTAAATAAGGATCAGTTCTCTGGCAATAAGAATGCAGTTATTGTTGGTGAATCTGTATACTGCACGAAAGTCATGGATGCAAATTCTGAGGAAACTAGTGGAAGTACATTTAGAGAGTATAAT GATGGATATCCGGTTCAATATGAAGATTTTTTCATTATCTCGGCAGGACAAATTAATTGCAGACCATCTTATTATAATGCTAATGAGATATGGCCTATTGGCTATAAATCTTGTTGGCATGATAAGGTTACTGGCTCACTTTTTATGTGCGAAGTGTTGGATGGTGGTGATTCCGGGCCTGTTTTCAAAGTCAAAAGGGATTCATGTTCTCGGTTGCCAGTTCCAGTTGGCTCAACTGTCCTTTACAAGTCCAACCTGGGCCAGCTTGCTGGTCAGCATGACGAAAATAACTTTCAGCATGACGAAAATAACTTTTGTCTGGATGTGGATTATAGTATTCTGATGATGCTCTCTGATCCTTCACCACAAGAACATGATCTTTTGTCCTGTCTTGGCAATACTATCTGCTCGAATAATCAGACATCAGAAGGCCGGTTCTTTGAAACGAGTCCATGTGAAGGAAAACCTAAACATGTTTTAATTGACAGAGTGCTTCCGGATGTAATTGGTGAAATTTCAGTTGAAGAGCGTTCATCATTTCTAGCATGGCAAAAGGTTTGTGAAAAACTTGTTGATGTTTGCCAGAATGTCTTCACCCGAACCGGGACTTTTGAGTTCTTCTGCAAACATGCGGCTGAAGCAACATGCTTGTCCAACTGGGACATTAAGGACCAAAAACTCGACGAGAGTGTTGATCCTCTAACCAAACTTTGTGGTTTGATTAGATCAGCTGATATTCCTTCTATTATTAAGGATCGGAAAGCTTTTGAGGTTACATCTGAATTATTATCAAAATGGCTTGACCAGGACAGATTTGGACTGAATGTAGAATTTGTGCAAGAACTCTTAGAACCGAATCTTGGTGCTATAGCATGTCATGAGTATGTCAGGTTGAAAGAAAGAGTAACTTGTTCATCATCGTTAACAATCGGTAATGGGTTCTTACTAGCTAAGACAAAAGACGGAGTTGACCTCACAAGTGAGAAACCGATAGATGATTCAACTGAAAGCTGCCAAACGTCCAATATCCTAGCGGTTAATGATCATATTATGGATGATAACTTCTTCCCTCCGGGAAAGCCTGTTAGCTCAAGACTTCCTCCTCTACTTCTGAGTGATGCACTTCAG GTACAGGAGTTTCTTACTCGTTTTTATGAAATTCTGGAGTTGAAAGATCTATTTTCATTTGAAGAACTTGAAAAGGAACTTATCAGTCCGTGGTTTGATGGTTTCGACCCTGAGATATTTCAAGGAGTATCCGAGAAATGCCTAGATATCTCCTCACATAAAACTGCCTTAAAATCTGGTCCAGCAGTGTTAGATAAAGATTCACTTGCAGTGCTACACAGGAAGGCAGTAAAAACAAAAGAACCCCAAGATCAACTACCATCTATTGCTCTCAACAGGTGCAACAGTTTTGTGTTGACTAAGATCCACTGCTCTTTAATAAGAGTGCTTATAGGTGAGCTGCAGTCAAAGGTGGCTGCAATTGAGAAAGATGCAGACTGCTGGAAATTGGTGATGCGGACTGAAAATTTAGAATCAAGTATCGGTGAGTTGAAATCCAAGCGTGGCAGAAAGAAAGATTTAGACGCAGACTGCAGGATATCTGAATTGAGAACTAAAATGAATATACTTCCGCTTAATGAATTAACTTGGCCAGAGTTGGTCCGAAGATATATTTTGTCCATCTGTTCTCTGGGTGGAAGAATCAATTCTGCAGATATTACCACCTGTGAAAGTAGAAACATATTTCGCTGTTTACAAGGTGATGGCGGGGTGTTCTGTGGCTCACCTACTGGAGTTGCAGGGATAGAAGCAGATACAGCG TTCCTTGCAGAAGCTATAGAGAATATATTTGGCtctttcattagagagcatgATACCATTGCTGTAGATGATGTGAAATATCAAGATATTTCAGAAAGGGTGGATGTAGAGGATTTTGAACTCCCAGACTGGGCCAAAGTTTTGGAACCTGTCAGGAAGTTGCCCACGAATGTGGGAGCCAGAATAAGAAGATGCATAAATGAGGCATTGGATAAAAGTCCACCTGAATGGGCGAAGAAAGTACTGGAGCATTCAATCAGCAAGGGAGTTTACAAGGGCAATGCATCTGGGCCTACCAAG AAAGCTGTTATTACGGTGCTGGCAGACTTGCAGAGTGCAGGTTTTCAGCAGAAACCTGGTAAAGAACAGAAGAAAAGGTACATATCCATATCCGACATCATTATGCAACGATGTCGTAATATCTTACGCCGCTTGGCTGCTCATGATGATTCAAAAAATCTCTACGACTTGCTGGGAAGGacattaatgaatattagttgcGGTGAAGATGACGGGCTTCGTAGTTCTCCCGCTATTGTGCCACGCCCTCTTGATTTCAGGACTATTGACTTGAAATTGGCAGCTGGGGCTTATGGTGGTTCACACGAAGCATTTCTTGAGGATATTCAAGAG TTTTGGGCCAATGTACATATTGCTTCCAAGGACAAGCCTGATCAAATTAGATTGGTTGAGATGTTGTCCCAGAATTTTGATTCAATGTATCAAACAGAG GTTCTCACCCAGTTTCAGAAGTTGGAGAAGTGTAAACAATCAGAATTTGCAAGTATAGAGGCCCTAAAAGAGATAGATGAAATGCTTGGTTCTCCTAATGAGATTCTTAAAGCCCCATGGGAAGAAGGGGTATGCAAAGTTTGCGGAATTGATAGAGATGATGACAATGTTCTACTCTGTGACAAGTGCGATGCGGAGTATCATAAATACTGCTTAGATCCTCCACTTGCAGTAATTCCTGAAGAAAACTGGTTTTGTCCTTCTTGTGAGGCCGGGACATCCATAACTCGAAGGGCACCTGATACTTGGTCGAATCTTCTTCACAGTAGAAAGTATCAGGGAGAATTCACCGGTGCACACTTGGATTTCCTTGCACATCTAGCATctgatatggaagaaagagaaTATTGGGAATTGGGAGTTTGCCAG AGATCCCACCTGTTGACATTTCTGTGTGATGAAATGTTAAGCTCGGCCCTTGTCAGGCAACAAATTGACCAAAGCACAGAAACATCAACTAGATTATTGCAGGATTTGCGTGCTACCTTTGCTGAATTAAaaagcctgaaatgcaaagaAGCGAGCTTGGAGGCAAAAGTTGCGTCTAATAGAGATCAAACTAATGCTCCATGTTATACTCCTGATTTGGCATCTTCTGAAGATCTGCAAGGCCTTTCTTCTTCTCTTGCCACAGGGAATGCTAATGTCAGTTCAAGTTCTCCCATTGTGTTTTCCAATAACTCCAAATCAGAAAGCTCTGAGTTAGCAGCAGTTAGGACCCAAATATTACTACTAAACAACTTAATTTCTAGTCGATATTCACAGTTTCTGAAGGTGTCAATGCGGAGAGAATTTTTGGGTAGTGATTCTTCTGGCAGATTGTACTGGGTTTTAGCAGATTCAGGTACCGAACCTTCACTTGTGCGGAATGGACAAATTATATCTACCAGTTTCGTAGAGGCTGTTTCACCTCCTTTTCCATGTGAACTTGGTGATAACAAGGGCTGTCCTAAATGGGTTTCTTACAAAACTGATGCAGAAATTAAAAAGCTTTTGCACCATTTACAGGATAATAATCCAAGAGAAAGAGAGTTGAAAGAATCCATTCTGCAGTGGGAAATTTTAGTGACCCGAGGCAATCAACTATCTGAGAGCCAACATTTGGAGGGTCCACAAATGACTTCAAGTTTGGGAAACTGTAAAAATGTTACATCTTCGAACTCCCTTTGTACTATGGCTACCAGTTTGCTAGAGGATAAATATGGTCCATGCCTAGCACTGGAGTCATCCGAGCTTTGTAATATAAGCATGAAAAAGGCAAAAGGAATTGTCCTGCAGAATATGCATAGATGTGATTGTTTAGAACCTATATGGCCATCTAGACTTCATTGTTATTCATGCCACAGAACTTTCTTGACAGATGTAGAATTTGATGGACATAATGATGCTAAATGCAGCAAAGCTCTACCAGCGCCTGATAACTTGGAGTGTCGTGAAATATCTGAGGGTAAAAGCATGATATCTGCTCTTGAACAGACAGGGTACAGACATGAGATGAATAGTGTTTCTTCATCAAGAAGTGGGCTTTTACGACTCTCTTCAAGTTCTATTATTCATCAGAATGACAAGTCAGTCTGTCCATTTGATTATGAAGATATTTGTTCTAAATTTGCGATAAATGAATCAAACAAGGAACTTGTGAAAGACATAGGTCTTATCGGCTCGAATGGAATTCCGATGTTTGTTCCATCTATTTCTCCTCAAATTAGTGATTCTGTGGCTGTTCTACTTTCCAAAGAGGCTGCAGTTGAAGCTGATAGGCTTTCTAGTGATGTGCAACATACTTGTTTGCAAGACAAGACGACATTTAATGGTAATAGTAGCAATGATTTTCCTAATAATCCTCTGCAGTGTGATGTTAAGCATCAAGATGGGAAAGTATCACTGCACTGTGGTGCTCCCCTGTGCAAGGTATGGAATTGCTGCATTGTCCCAGAACCCTCGCTAAGGCCATTGATAGGCAGAGCTGGTTATATCCTAAGACAACTCAAGATCAACCTACTGGACATGGACGCTGCCCTTCCTGAAGAGGCAATAAGACCTTCAAGGAGTAAGTTGGAACGCAGATGGGCTTGGCGCAGCTATGTTAAATCAGCAGAAAGAATATACGAG ATGGCGCAAGCAACAGTAGCATTGGAGGATATGATAAAATCAGAGTACTTAAAATGTACATGGTGGTACTGGTCGTCACTAACCATGGCTGCCAAAATATCAACACTATCATCCCTTGCACTACGTATCTACTCCCTGGATGCAGCCATCTACTACAATAAGACTTCTTGTTCAGACAGCTTCCAGAAAAGGatatcaagcaagaaaagaaaggAACGGGAGACTTGA